One stretch of Streptomyces hygroscopicus DNA includes these proteins:
- a CDS encoding phytoene dehydrogenase → MTNRDDWDAIVVGSGIGGLVCAAYLAVTGRRVLVLEQHDVAGGNSHVFRRRRAYEFDVGVHYLGDCGPGGVLPAILGGLGLDKRITYREMDQDGFDEIVLPSTSMFMPAGWDRYRQRLKETLPQDAEGLDTFLDICETLGAEMRSALLSGEDLTVADLVARTPVTLKWGRHPLSRLFDHCGLSARARTILAAQSPNYGMGPEQATVSMHATVTDHYVRGAYYPEGGGQMLAAGLVESLEAHGGALLTRAHVTRILVDDGKVTGVGLADGRRFSAPLVVSNADYRRTVLDLVGAEHFPAKLVTKTQDAAMGLPFATLYVALDRPLPERRNANLWWYADDDIDTYYRRLAEGDIDPVSFLFLSFASQKDPEGRTVCPPGHSNFQVMTLCPPEYDRWGVTTGPADGTRYRRNGAYRKSKEEFTQAMLTAAERAIGPFRDHITHLEAATPLTHERYTLSTGGTPFGLADWGGVGVRPDTRTQVEGLHVVGANTRYGSGITGVAVGGIACASAIVGRRLMHEVHDGAVLGDADLLPERDERWDPLAVSRGTDRRHARGLAGIDR, encoded by the coding sequence ATGACGAACCGGGATGATTGGGATGCGATAGTCGTCGGCTCCGGCATCGGCGGCCTGGTCTGCGCCGCCTATCTGGCGGTGACCGGGCGGCGGGTCCTGGTGCTGGAGCAGCATGACGTCGCGGGCGGCAACAGCCATGTGTTTCGCCGCCGCCGCGCCTACGAGTTCGACGTCGGCGTCCACTACCTCGGCGACTGCGGGCCCGGCGGGGTGCTGCCCGCGATCCTCGGCGGCCTCGGCCTGGACAAGCGGATCACCTACCGCGAGATGGATCAGGACGGCTTCGACGAGATCGTGCTGCCGAGCACCTCCATGTTCATGCCCGCCGGCTGGGACCGGTACCGGCAGCGCCTGAAGGAGACGCTGCCGCAGGACGCCGAGGGCCTGGACACCTTCCTCGACATCTGCGAGACCCTGGGGGCCGAGATGCGCTCGGCCCTGCTGTCCGGGGAGGACCTGACGGTCGCCGACCTCGTCGCGCGCACCCCGGTCACCCTCAAATGGGGCCGCCATCCGCTCTCCCGGCTCTTCGACCACTGCGGGCTTTCGGCGCGGGCCAGGACCATCCTGGCCGCCCAGTCGCCCAACTACGGCATGGGGCCCGAGCAGGCGACCGTCTCGATGCACGCGACCGTCACCGACCACTACGTGCGGGGCGCCTACTACCCCGAGGGCGGCGGCCAGATGCTGGCCGCGGGTCTGGTGGAGAGCCTGGAGGCGCACGGCGGGGCCCTGCTCACCCGGGCCCATGTGACGCGCATCCTCGTCGACGACGGCAAGGTCACCGGGGTGGGGCTGGCCGACGGACGGCGGTTCTCCGCCCCGCTGGTGGTCTCGAACGCCGACTACCGCCGCACCGTGCTCGACCTCGTGGGCGCCGAGCACTTCCCCGCCAAGCTGGTGACCAAGACCCAGGACGCGGCCATGGGGCTGCCGTTCGCCACGCTGTACGTGGCCCTGGACCGGCCGCTGCCCGAGCGGCGCAACGCCAATCTGTGGTGGTACGCCGACGACGACATCGACACCTACTACCGGCGGCTCGCCGAGGGCGACATCGACCCGGTCTCCTTCCTCTTCCTGTCCTTCGCGTCACAGAAGGACCCCGAGGGGCGCACCGTGTGCCCGCCGGGCCACAGCAACTTCCAGGTGATGACGCTGTGCCCGCCCGAGTACGACCGCTGGGGGGTGACCACGGGGCCCGCCGACGGCACCCGTTACCGCCGCAACGGCGCCTACCGGAAGAGCAAGGAAGAGTTCACCCAGGCCATGCTCACCGCCGCCGAGCGGGCGATCGGCCCCTTCCGGGACCACATCACCCACCTGGAGGCGGCGACCCCGCTGACCCATGAGCGCTACACCCTGTCCACCGGGGGTACCCCCTTCGGCCTCGCGGACTGGGGCGGCGTCGGCGTGCGCCCCGACACCCGCACCCAGGTCGAGGGGTTGCACGTGGTGGGCGCCAACACCCGCTACGGCAGCGGCATCACCGGTGTCGCCGTGGGCGGCATCGCCTGCGCCTCCGCCATCGTCGGCCGCAGGCTGATGCACGAGGTGCACGACGGTGCCGTGCTGGGCGACGCGGACCTGCTGCCCGAGCGCGACGAGCGCTGGGACCCGCTCGCCGTCTCCCGGGGAACCGACCGTCGCCACGCCCGCGGTCTCGCGGGCATCGACCGATGA
- a CDS encoding ABC transporter produces MDVAIEAEGLSKRYGDNEVLKGVDLTVPAGSVLGLLGPNGAGKTTTVRILATLLPADGGRAVVAGHDIGTAPLEVRRRIGLAGQYAAVDERLTGRENLVLIGRLYRLGRANAKRRAEELLERFDLTGAADRETKTYSGGMRRRLDLAASLLADPDVLFLDEPTTGLDLTSRMTLWAMVREQVEAGVTVLLTTQYLEEADQLADRIAVIDKGLLIADGTPDELKRKVGGERLEVSLADPAAVPEVTALLERVAVGEPVVGDQGRSVSVPVGSGIDAIADAAAALRGKGIEVTDFAMRRPSMDDVFLALTGRSSAGEPDEDEGKTAA; encoded by the coding sequence ATGGACGTGGCGATCGAGGCCGAGGGCCTGAGCAAACGGTACGGCGACAACGAGGTGCTGAAGGGCGTCGACCTCACGGTGCCCGCCGGGTCCGTGCTCGGCCTTCTCGGACCGAACGGAGCCGGGAAGACCACGACGGTACGGATCCTGGCCACCCTGCTGCCGGCCGACGGCGGCCGCGCGGTCGTGGCCGGCCACGACATCGGCACCGCGCCCCTGGAGGTCCGCAGGCGCATCGGCCTGGCGGGACAGTACGCGGCCGTGGACGAGCGCCTGACCGGCCGGGAGAACCTCGTCCTCATCGGCAGGCTCTACCGTCTCGGCCGCGCCAACGCCAAGCGGCGGGCGGAGGAACTGCTGGAGCGCTTCGACCTCACGGGCGCCGCGGACCGGGAGACGAAGACCTACTCGGGCGGCATGCGGCGCCGGCTGGACCTGGCCGCCAGCCTGCTGGCCGACCCCGACGTGCTGTTCCTGGACGAGCCGACCACCGGCCTGGACCTCACCAGCCGGATGACCTTGTGGGCCATGGTCCGCGAACAGGTCGAGGCGGGCGTCACCGTCCTGCTCACCACCCAGTACCTGGAGGAGGCGGACCAGCTCGCCGACCGCATCGCGGTCATCGACAAGGGGCTGCTCATCGCCGACGGCACCCCCGACGAGCTCAAGCGCAAGGTCGGCGGGGAGCGCCTCGAGGTCAGCCTCGCCGACCCGGCCGCCGTCCCGGAGGTCACCGCGCTGCTGGAGCGCGTCGCGGTGGGCGAACCCGTGGTGGGGGACCAGGGCCGCAGCGTATCGGTGCCGGTGGGCTCCGGCATCGATGCCATCGCCGACGCGGCGGCCGCGCTGCGCGGCAAGGGAATCGAGGTGACGGACTTCGCCATGCGCAGACCGTCCATGGACGACGTGTTCCTCGCGCTGACCGGGCGCAGCAGCGCCGGGGAGCCCGACGAGGACGAGGGGAAGACGGCAGCATGA
- a CDS encoding ABC transporter — protein sequence MKELATDTWILAGRHMKHIARVPEKLIGVTIAPVVMVLVFGYLFGSAMSVPGGNYREYIMAGIFTQVMFSAVGTSAAGVADDLKNGLVDRFRSLPMSRYAVLLGRTVSDMAMTALSCLVMALVGLLIGWKAHHGLVKTVAGFGLLLLLGFTMCWIGALIGLVVRSPEAVNTISSLMVLPFALLSNSFVPLDGLPRWMQIIGEWNPISSVVSACRDLWGNPSTVVSDALPAQHPLAAGTLILCTLLIVVAPTAARAYHRAAAR from the coding sequence ATGAAGGAACTGGCAACCGACACCTGGATCCTGGCCGGGCGTCATATGAAGCACATCGCCCGTGTACCGGAGAAGCTGATCGGGGTGACCATCGCGCCCGTCGTGATGGTGCTGGTCTTCGGCTATCTCTTCGGCAGCGCGATGTCCGTGCCCGGCGGTAACTACCGCGAGTACATCATGGCGGGCATCTTCACCCAGGTCATGTTCTCCGCGGTGGGCACGAGCGCCGCCGGCGTCGCGGACGACCTCAAGAACGGTCTGGTGGACCGCTTCCGGTCGCTGCCGATGTCCCGCTACGCGGTGCTGCTCGGCCGGACCGTCTCGGACATGGCGATGACGGCGCTCAGCTGCCTCGTCATGGCGCTGGTCGGCCTGCTCATCGGCTGGAAGGCGCACCACGGCCTGGTCAAGACCGTCGCGGGCTTCGGCCTGCTGCTCCTCCTGGGCTTCACCATGTGCTGGATCGGCGCGCTGATCGGCCTGGTGGTGCGCAGCCCGGAGGCGGTCAACACCATCTCCTCACTGATGGTCCTGCCGTTCGCGCTGCTGTCCAACTCCTTCGTGCCGTTGGACGGGCTGCCGCGCTGGATGCAGATCATCGGCGAGTGGAACCCCATCAGCTCCGTGGTGAGTGCCTGCCGGGACCTGTGGGGCAACCCCTCCACGGTGGTGAGCGACGCCCTGCCGGCCCAGCACCCGCTGGCCGCGGGCACCCTGATCCTGTGCACCCTGCTGATCGTGGTGGCCCCGACAGCCGCCCGCGCGTACCACAGGGCCGCCGCACGCTGA
- a CDS encoding ubiquinone biosynthesis protein UbiB yields the protein MKLAQFLLALLVMTAFIMAFVFSARRLLGLRIGIVRSLLAGLVSVVGLAVFSLLMQRPEQRGILTGVQFGSTLVVTTGFLAVLEVVLPSGSVGGPRGWVRSARSRVTRTRRYWHIVSIAVRHGLRPSRYGAVPTGGRGPGSGRMARPLRLALEEGGATFVKLGQVLSTRRDLLPPAFIAELGRLHHQVSPEPWQVVGEALERELGMPLTEAFAHFDHEPLAAASIAQVHAARLHSGEEVVVKVRRPGVREVAECDLQIILRFARTLERRAGWARALGVVDLADGFATSVREELDFRIEAANIATVSTAWSLRSEGTGIRLPRVYEEWSGEQVLVMERLTGTPIGSAAAVLKGTAEERLALARKVMVNMFHQVMIDGTFHADPHPGNILLLDDGAIGVIDFGSVGRVDAQVRSGLRSLLFALNSQDSAALCDALLEVVTRPEEIDEQRLQRELGRFLSRYFAPGSTPSVQIFTDLFRLVQRHGLTIPPEVAAVFRALGTLEGTLMLIAPGFVMVEEARTFADGGFARAGGDPLSQLISPTDVMAAWELLRRLPRRLDRVTSALEQGRLGVGVRLFANARDRTYIRSLVHEILLTFIAATSGVMSVILLSIDGGPLVVPGIGLFQLLGYHLLVISGVIGLKVLFLISRGSGRN from the coding sequence ATGAAGCTGGCCCAGTTCCTCCTGGCCCTCCTGGTGATGACCGCGTTCATCATGGCCTTCGTGTTCAGCGCCCGGAGGCTGCTGGGCCTGCGCATCGGGATCGTGCGGTCCCTGCTGGCCGGGCTGGTCAGCGTGGTGGGCCTGGCCGTCTTCAGCCTGCTGATGCAGCGCCCCGAGCAGCGCGGCATCCTCACCGGGGTGCAGTTCGGGTCCACGCTCGTGGTGACCACCGGCTTCCTGGCCGTCCTCGAAGTGGTCCTGCCCAGCGGCTCGGTGGGCGGGCCGCGCGGCTGGGTGCGGTCGGCGCGGTCCCGGGTCACCCGCACCCGCCGCTACTGGCACATCGTGTCCATCGCCGTGCGCCACGGTCTGCGCCCCAGCCGCTATGGCGCGGTCCCCACCGGGGGCCGGGGGCCGGGCTCCGGGCGCATGGCCAGGCCGCTGCGGCTGGCGCTGGAGGAGGGCGGTGCCACCTTCGTCAAGCTGGGCCAGGTGCTGTCCACCCGCCGGGACCTGCTCCCGCCCGCCTTCATCGCCGAACTGGGGCGGCTGCACCACCAGGTCTCACCGGAGCCCTGGCAGGTGGTGGGGGAGGCCCTGGAGCGGGAGCTGGGCATGCCGCTGACGGAGGCGTTCGCCCACTTCGACCACGAGCCGCTGGCGGCGGCCTCCATAGCGCAGGTCCACGCGGCACGGCTGCACTCCGGCGAGGAGGTCGTGGTCAAGGTGCGCCGCCCGGGCGTCCGGGAGGTCGCCGAATGTGACCTGCAGATCATCCTGCGGTTCGCCAGAACGCTGGAGCGGCGCGCCGGCTGGGCCCGCGCGCTGGGGGTGGTGGACCTGGCCGACGGGTTCGCCACCTCGGTCCGTGAGGAGTTGGACTTCCGGATCGAAGCGGCCAACATCGCCACCGTGAGCACGGCCTGGAGCCTGCGCTCGGAGGGCACCGGCATCCGGCTGCCGAGGGTGTACGAGGAGTGGTCGGGCGAGCAGGTGCTGGTCATGGAGCGGCTGACCGGCACCCCCATCGGCTCGGCCGCCGCGGTCCTCAAAGGCACCGCGGAGGAACGCCTGGCGCTCGCCAGGAAGGTGATGGTCAACATGTTCCACCAGGTGATGATCGACGGCACCTTCCACGCGGATCCGCACCCCGGGAACATCCTGCTGCTGGACGACGGCGCCATCGGCGTCATCGACTTCGGCTCGGTCGGCCGGGTCGACGCCCAGGTCCGCTCCGGTCTGCGGTCCCTGCTCTTCGCGCTCAACAGCCAGGACTCGGCCGCCCTGTGCGACGCGCTGCTGGAAGTGGTCACCCGGCCCGAGGAGATCGACGAGCAGCGGCTGCAGCGGGAGCTCGGCCGCTTCCTGTCACGCTACTTCGCACCCGGCTCCACCCCCAGCGTGCAGATCTTCACCGACCTCTTCCGGCTGGTCCAGCGCCACGGGCTGACCATCCCGCCCGAGGTCGCGGCCGTCTTCCGGGCCCTGGGCACCCTCGAGGGCACCCTGATGCTCATCGCCCCGGGCTTCGTCATGGTGGAGGAGGCCAGGACCTTCGCCGACGGGGGCTTCGCCCGGGCCGGCGGCGATCCGCTGAGCCAGCTGATCAGCCCGACGGACGTGATGGCGGCCTGGGAACTGCTGCGCAGGCTGCCCCGGCGGCTGGATCGGGTCACCAGCGCGCTCGAACAGGGCCGCCTCGGCGTCGGCGTGCGGCTCTTCGCCAACGCCCGCGACCGTACGTACATCAGGTCGCTGGTGCACGAGATCCTGCTGACCTTCATCGCCGCCACCAGCGGGGTCATGTCGGTGATCCTGCTCAGCATCGACGGCGGTCCGCTGGTCGTTCCCGGAATAGGACTCTTCCAATTGCTGGGCTATCACCTGCTGGTGATCTCCGGAGTGATCGGTCTGAAAGTTCTTTTCCTCATTTCGCGCGGCAGCGGGCGGAACTGA
- a CDS encoding putative 3-oxoacyl-ACP synthase codes for MTGRQGQAGARILGLGGYRPARTVPNEELCARLDSSDTWIRRRSGIVSRRYAGPDETVIAMAAHAGGKALADAGVAPADVDTVLLASMSYLYQSPAAAPQVAAAVGARSAAAFDVHVACAGFCYALAVADGLVRAGTSRRVLVIGSERMTDIVDPDDRGAAFLFADGAGAVLVGPADEPGIKSVAWGSDGDQHDLIAHQEPWTAARDADHPWPYMRMAGSEVFRWAIREVPRTAAAALCRAGVTAEQLAAFIPHQANLRITEAVAKALDLPPHVVVADDITSAGNTSAASVPLAMEALRDRGALPSGGLALLAGFGAGLAHAALVVTLP; via the coding sequence ATGACCGGACGTCAGGGTCAGGCGGGCGCGCGCATCCTGGGACTGGGCGGCTACCGGCCCGCCCGCACCGTGCCCAACGAGGAGCTGTGCGCGCGCCTGGACTCCTCCGACACCTGGATACGGCGCCGGTCGGGGATCGTCAGCCGGCGCTACGCCGGGCCGGACGAGACGGTGATCGCCATGGCCGCGCACGCCGGGGGCAAGGCGCTGGCCGACGCGGGCGTGGCCCCGGCCGACGTCGACACCGTGCTGCTCGCCTCGATGTCGTACCTGTACCAGAGCCCGGCGGCGGCGCCGCAGGTGGCCGCGGCCGTCGGCGCGCGGTCCGCCGCCGCCTTCGATGTGCACGTCGCCTGCGCGGGCTTCTGCTACGCCCTGGCCGTGGCGGACGGGCTCGTCCGCGCGGGCACCTCCCGCCGGGTGCTGGTGATCGGCTCCGAGCGGATGACCGACATCGTCGACCCGGACGACCGGGGGGCCGCCTTCCTCTTCGCGGACGGCGCGGGCGCGGTGCTGGTCGGCCCCGCCGACGAACCCGGGATCAAGTCCGTGGCCTGGGGGTCGGACGGGGACCAGCACGACCTCATCGCCCACCAGGAGCCCTGGACCGCCGCCCGGGACGCGGACCACCCCTGGCCGTACATGCGGATGGCCGGATCCGAGGTGTTCCGCTGGGCGATCAGGGAGGTGCCGCGCACGGCGGCCGCCGCCCTGTGCCGGGCGGGTGTCACGGCGGAGCAGCTGGCCGCCTTCATCCCGCACCAGGCGAACCTGCGCATCACCGAGGCGGTGGCCAAGGCCCTGGACCTGCCGCCGCATGTCGTGGTCGCCGACGACATCACCTCCGCCGGAAACACCTCCGCCGCGTCCGTCCCGCTCGCCATGGAGGCCCTCAGGGACCGAGGGGCGCTGCCCTCGGGGGGACTGGCCCTGCTGGCGGGGTTCGGCGCGGGGCTCGCGCACGCCGCGCTGGTGGTCACTCTGCCGTGA
- a CDS encoding glycosyl transferase has protein sequence MNVSSPGLPEGIPENARPLHIAMFNIPADGHVNPNLALCAELVKRGHRVSFSIDEGRAAAVRATGAEPVLYRSTFPDASRGERFPIHDVIAMSSLFLREAVAVLPQQIAAFEDDRPDIVLYDYAALSAQILARRWDVPAVRLSPTRVSSNTYERDLAPFYATVAEDPAWLAYRAEFQRFLDEGGMELTIEEFLYVGQADHYVVTIPRAFQADADELGGTYTFVGPVVREQDHQVPWRRPADGRPVLLIAFGSVAPEVPQVQRVFFECAEAFADSPWHVVMSIGRHLDPADFGPLPPHIELVPEVPQLQVLAESTAFITHAGMGSTMEAIQHGVPLVAVPMGFDQMENARLTEELGIGARVPFEGVTGEELREAVERVSADPKVARRLAELRAEILAEGGASGAADAVEGVLRRARAGA, from the coding sequence GTGAACGTCTCCAGCCCGGGCCTTCCGGAGGGAATTCCGGAGAATGCGCGACCGCTGCACATCGCGATGTTCAACATCCCGGCGGACGGTCATGTGAATCCAAATCTCGCGCTCTGTGCAGAATTGGTCAAGCGAGGCCACCGGGTCAGCTTCTCCATCGACGAGGGGCGTGCCGCGGCGGTGCGGGCCACCGGGGCCGAGCCGGTCCTCTACCGGTCGACCTTCCCGGACGCGAGCCGCGGCGAGCGGTTCCCCATCCATGATGTGATCGCGATGTCCTCGCTCTTCCTGCGGGAGGCGGTCGCGGTGCTGCCGCAGCAGATCGCCGCCTTCGAGGACGACCGCCCCGATATCGTCCTCTACGACTACGCCGCGCTGTCGGCCCAGATCCTGGCCAGGCGCTGGGACGTCCCGGCGGTGCGGCTCTCCCCGACCCGGGTGTCCAGCAACACCTACGAACGGGATCTGGCCCCGTTCTACGCCACGGTGGCGGAGGACCCGGCGTGGCTGGCCTACCGGGCGGAGTTCCAGCGCTTCCTGGACGAGGGCGGGATGGAGCTGACCATCGAGGAGTTCCTCTACGTCGGACAGGCCGACCACTATGTGGTCACCATCCCGCGTGCCTTCCAGGCCGACGCGGACGAACTCGGCGGTACCTACACGTTCGTGGGCCCCGTGGTGCGCGAGCAGGACCACCAGGTTCCCTGGCGGCGGCCCGCGGACGGCCGGCCGGTGCTGCTGATCGCCTTCGGCTCGGTCGCACCCGAGGTGCCGCAGGTGCAGCGGGTCTTCTTCGAGTGCGCGGAGGCGTTCGCCGACTCGCCGTGGCATGTGGTGATGTCGATCGGCAGGCATCTGGACCCGGCGGACTTCGGACCGCTGCCCCCACACATCGAGCTGGTCCCGGAGGTCCCGCAGCTCCAGGTCCTGGCCGAGTCCACGGCGTTCATCACGCACGCGGGCATGGGCTCCACCATGGAGGCGATCCAGCACGGCGTTCCCCTGGTGGCGGTGCCCATGGGGTTCGACCAGATGGAGAACGCCCGGCTGACGGAGGAGCTGGGCATCGGCGCACGGGTGCCCTTCGAAGGGGTCACCGGCGAGGAGCTGCGCGAGGCGGTGGAGCGGGTGTCCGCCGACCCCAAGGTGGCCCGGCGGCTGGCGGAGCTGCGCGCGGAGATCCTCGCGGAGGGCGGCGCCTCCGGGGCTGCCGACGCGGTCGAGGGCGTACTGCGGCGCGCTCGGGCCGGCGCGTGA
- a CDS encoding N-acetylglucosamine-1-phosphate uridyltransferase has translation MISQKILDGTGELASGPGEDREENARELAAVVLAAGNGERMGPGPQKVLREVGGRAMLGHVLDAVAELAPRRTVVVTGHHRAAVEEYLAAHGTGAVAAPETAVQEHQGGYGHALLAAVNRLPDFTGTILVSCGDAPLLTGPTLARLVADHEKAGNAMTLLSGRLPDTVGYSLVLRSEVGEYEALLPPDRGDRREPGDGPAGGRLREVGAGVYAFEATALRAAFDDLLAGGHTTGEYLATVLDYFTAHDLRVGITVAEDPDDILGANDQVQLARVRAVLRDRINRWWLAAGVDIADPGTAWIDVGARLAAGAVVLTNTRVLGASSVAAGAVIGPDSEVRDSAVGEGALVERSTVTGSDLGAGARVRAYSTVFRSEVGADAQVSSSVLEKAALGASAQVGPYAYVRPDTRLDKGAKVGTFVEIKNSTLGAGAKVPHLSYIGDADIGEGSNIGGLSGFANYDGRKKYRSVVGRNVRIGGQNGLIAPVTVGDGVYSGARALIAEDVPPGALVISEGSLKQRNIPGWVQKNRPGSASAIAAALAQGETGELETADGARQQVPRTPRAPESPAANEPSTTDDERSTS, from the coding sequence ATGATTTCCCAGAAGATACTCGACGGTACAGGAGAATTGGCTTCCGGACCGGGGGAGGACCGGGAGGAGAACGCCCGGGAACTGGCCGCCGTGGTGCTCGCCGCGGGGAACGGGGAGCGCATGGGACCCGGCCCGCAGAAGGTGCTGCGCGAGGTCGGCGGCCGGGCCATGCTCGGCCATGTCCTCGACGCCGTGGCCGAACTGGCGCCGCGGCGCACGGTCGTGGTCACCGGACACCATCGCGCGGCCGTCGAGGAGTACCTCGCCGCCCATGGCACGGGCGCCGTGGCAGCGCCGGAGACCGCCGTCCAGGAGCATCAGGGCGGCTACGGCCACGCCCTGCTCGCCGCCGTGAACCGGCTCCCGGACTTCACCGGGACCATCCTGGTGAGCTGTGGGGACGCGCCGCTGCTCACCGGGCCCACGCTGGCCCGGCTGGTCGCCGACCACGAGAAGGCGGGCAACGCCATGACCCTGCTGTCCGGCCGCCTGCCGGACACCGTCGGCTACAGCCTGGTGCTGCGGTCCGAGGTGGGGGAGTACGAGGCGCTGCTGCCGCCGGACCGGGGCGACCGCCGTGAACCCGGCGACGGACCGGCCGGCGGACGGCTGCGCGAAGTGGGGGCGGGGGTCTACGCGTTCGAAGCCACGGCCCTGCGCGCGGCCTTCGACGACCTGCTGGCCGGCGGGCACACCACCGGCGAGTACCTGGCCACCGTGCTCGACTACTTCACCGCGCACGACCTGCGCGTCGGCATCACCGTCGCGGAGGACCCGGACGACATCCTGGGCGCCAACGACCAGGTCCAGCTGGCCCGCGTGCGGGCCGTCCTGCGTGACCGGATCAACCGCTGGTGGCTGGCGGCCGGTGTCGACATCGCCGACCCGGGGACGGCCTGGATCGACGTCGGCGCCAGGCTGGCGGCCGGGGCGGTCGTGCTGACCAACACCCGGGTGCTAGGCGCCAGTTCGGTGGCGGCCGGCGCGGTGATCGGCCCGGACAGCGAGGTGCGGGACTCCGCGGTGGGCGAGGGGGCGCTGGTGGAGCGGTCCACCGTGACCGGCTCGGACCTCGGCGCGGGCGCCCGGGTGCGGGCCTACTCGACCGTGTTCCGGTCCGAGGTCGGTGCCGATGCCCAGGTCAGCAGCTCGGTGCTGGAGAAGGCGGCCCTGGGGGCGTCGGCGCAGGTCGGTCCGTACGCCTATGTGCGCCCCGACACCCGGCTCGACAAGGGCGCCAAGGTCGGCACGTTCGTGGAGATCAAGAACTCCACGCTGGGCGCCGGGGCCAAGGTCCCGCATCTGTCGTACATCGGCGACGCGGACATCGGCGAGGGGAGCAACATCGGCGGCCTGTCCGGCTTCGCCAACTACGACGGCCGGAAGAAGTACCGCTCTGTCGTGGGCCGCAACGTCCGCATCGGTGGCCAGAACGGGCTCATCGCACCGGTCACCGTGGGCGACGGGGTCTATTCGGGCGCCCGCGCGCTGATCGCCGAGGACGTCCCGCCGGGCGCGCTCGTCATCTCCGAGGGGTCCCTCAAACAACGCAACATCCCCGGCTGGGTGCAGAAGAACCGGCCGGGCTCCGCGTCGGCGATCGCCGCCGCCCTGGCCCAGGGCGAGACCGGGGAGCTGGAGACGGCCGACGGTGCCCGTCAGCAGGTCCCCCGTACCCCGCGGGCGCCGGAGTCCCCCGCCGCGAACGAACCGTCCACCACCGATGACGAACGGTCCACGTCCTGA
- a CDS encoding Pseudoaglycone Deacetylase Dbv21, whose amino-acid sequence MSSRILVVSPHLDDAVLSAGSRIHHLASEGAEVTVFTLFAGIPPLPYSPIAEYFHYTWGLDTEPMEHRREEDRKALARLGATPVHGEFLDAVYRRLPDGGWLIDVDGPMVQGSDAAEPQLCDLLTRTVAELAERTRPELVLTSAAVGNHIDHRRTRDAVVTAVAGKVPVRCWEDLPYGLRGSDIPPLPDDRALLDPMAETAGDASWSAKYEAIECYRSQHSMLWPPDADFRDLFDAHATGHVGGAPAELFWPVGP is encoded by the coding sequence ATGTCCTCCCGCATCCTCGTCGTCTCCCCCCACCTGGACGACGCCGTGCTGTCCGCCGGCAGCCGCATCCACCACCTGGCCTCCGAAGGCGCGGAGGTCACGGTCTTCACCCTGTTCGCGGGCATCCCGCCACTGCCGTACTCACCCATCGCCGAGTACTTCCACTACACCTGGGGCCTGGACACCGAGCCGATGGAGCACCGGCGGGAGGAGGACCGCAAGGCCCTGGCCCGGCTGGGCGCCACCCCCGTCCACGGCGAGTTCCTCGACGCCGTCTACCGGCGGCTGCCCGACGGCGGCTGGCTCATCGACGTCGACGGCCCGATGGTACAGGGCAGCGACGCCGCCGAACCCCAGCTCTGCGACCTGCTCACGCGCACCGTGGCCGAGCTGGCCGAGCGGACCCGGCCCGAACTGGTGCTGACCAGCGCGGCGGTCGGCAACCACATCGACCACCGGCGCACCCGCGACGCGGTGGTCACCGCGGTCGCCGGGAAGGTCCCGGTGCGGTGCTGGGAGGACCTTCCGTACGGACTGCGGGGCAGTGACATCCCCCCGCTCCCGGACGACCGGGCCCTGCTGGACCCGATGGCCGAGACCGCCGGGGACGCCTCCTGGTCCGCCAAATACGAGGCGATCGAGTGCTACCGCTCGCAGCACTCCATGCTCTGGCCGCCCGACGCGGACTTCCGGGACCTGTTCGACGCCCATGCGACGGGCCACGTCGGCGGGGCCCCGGCCGAGTTGTTCTGGCCGGTCGGCCCCTGA